One region of Canis aureus isolate CA01 chromosome 31, VMU_Caureus_v.1.0, whole genome shotgun sequence genomic DNA includes:
- the CLDN11 gene encoding claudin-11, which translates to MVATCLQVVGFVTSFVGWIGIIVTTSTNDWVVTCGYTIPTCRKLDELGSKGLWADCVMATGLYHCKPLVDILILPGYVQACRALMIAASVLGLPAILLLLTVLPCIRMGHEPGVAKYRRAQLAGVMLILLALCAIVATIWFPVCAHRETTIVSFGYSLYAGWIGAVLCLVGGCVIVCCAGDAQAFGENRFYYSSGSSSPTHAKSAHV; encoded by the exons ATGGTGGCCACGTGCCTGCAGGTCGTGGGCTTCGTCACGAGCTTCGTGGGCTGGATCGGCATCATCGTCACCACGTCCACCAACGACTGGGTGGTCACCTGCGGCTACACCATCCCCACCTGCCGCAAGCTGGACGAACTGGGCTCCAAGGGGCTGTGGGCCGACTGCGTCATGGCCACGGGGCTGTACCACTGCAAGCCCCTGGTGGACATCCTCATCCTGCCGG GCTATGTGCAGGCCTGCCGAGCCCTGATGATCGCAGCTTCGGTCCTGGGGCTGCCGGCCATTCTCCTGCTGCTGACGGTTCTCCCCTGCATTCGAATGGGCCATGAGCCCGGTGTGGCCAAGTACAGGCGGGCCCAGCTGGCTGGCGTCATGCTCATTCTGCTGG CTCTCTGTGCCATCGTGGCGACCATCTGGTTCCCGGTGTGCGCCCACCGCGAGACCACCATCGTGAGCTTCGGCTACTCCCTGTACGCGGGCTGGATCGGGGCCGTGCTGTGCCTCGTGGGCGGCTGTGTCATCGTCTGCTGCGCCGGGGACGCCCAGGCCTTTGGTGAAAACCGTTTCTACTACTCCTCGGGCTCCAGCTCGCCCACTCATGCCAAGAGTGCCCACGTATAG